CACCTCGAACATGCCGGTTTCCTTGCCCTCAGCATCCACGACCGGGCGGACATGCAGGGACTGGATCAGGCCGCGACGGGCGATGGACTCGGCCAGTTCCTCGACCGAGATCCCGGCCTTGACGCGCCGAACATTGGACTGGCTGAGCACCAGCTTGTTGAAGGGAATGTCGCGCGAGGACGACAGGGTGATCTTCTGAACGGCAGTGGCCATGTCAGTGACTCCATGACGGACGCCGGTGAGCCTCTCTCTCCGGCTATCAGCCCGTCACGAAGCGAAGCGCCGCCCTCTTCCTCTGGAGAGAGCGACGCCAGCCGCAGAACCTGAAACCCGGAAATCAGGCACTTCGGTTTTCCGTATCGGCGGATGGAGGGGAAAGGCCCGCGCCGACGCGGTAGAGCAGACGCTCGGCGGCGCGGATGCTGCCGGTCTGATGGGCGGCCTCGGCCCAGACCGAGATCGGGAAATCCCCGGTGAAAAGCAGATCGCGCTCGATCCCCATGCCGAAGGGCAGCCGGACTGACTGCATCTCGCCAAGGCTCCACGACCCCAGTTCGGGATGGCCGAGATCAGCCAGGCCGAACATGATGTCGCCGTCCTCGTCCAGTTCGGTGGCGAGCCAGACGCCCTCGCCGAGGGGGGTGAAGAACTTCACGACCGGGATGTGATCCTGAGCGCGCTGGCGGCCATTTGCCAGCAGGCGGTCGCGCTGTGTGCTGGTCAGGAGGATCATGCCGCAGCCCTCCGGTCGGTTACGCTCGTATCGGGCTCCCCGGCGTCGTCGGCCGGCAGATGCGACAGCAACCAGTCCGCCGCCTTGCTGGCCTGCGAGGCCGCGCGGACAATGGCGCGGGAATCCTCGCGCATGACCTCCAGCCACGACCCGATGTAGTCGGCATGACGGACGGTCGGCACGATCCCGAGCGCGGCGCAACTGAAGGCTGCCGTCTGTTCAGCAATCATTTCCTCGAAGGCGTATTTCTTCGAGCCGAACGAGCCGGTCAGATCGCGGCTGAGGCGGCTGTGATGGCCGCTGGCGTGACCCAGCTCGTGCAGGGCTGTGCGGTGCCAGTTGATAGGCTCGAAATAGGCTTGCGGAGGCGGCACCTGCACATAGTCGAGCGAGGGC
This region of Tistrella bauzanensis genomic DNA includes:
- a CDS encoding DUF2958 domain-containing protein, translating into MILLTSTQRDRLLANGRQRAQDHIPVVKFFTPLGEGVWLATELDEDGDIMFGLADLGHPELGSWSLGEMQSVRLPFGMGIERDLLFTGDFPISVWAEAAHQTGSIRAAERLLYRVGAGLSPPSADTENRSA